A part of Coleofasciculus chthonoplastes PCC 7420 genomic DNA contains:
- a CDS encoding tetratricopeptide repeat protein, with translation MTDPKAVKFIIQQGMRCLQGGDFDAAVALFQDAVKLTPENGEAWTGLGLALGHLQRYEEAIASFDQAGVLNPQDASIWLNRGIVLSDWGKHEAAIASFDQVIEREPTHPEAWNSRGTSLMILGRNKEALASFDQAIACNPNYDKAWSNRGNVLTNLGRHKAALKSFDKALHISPNHPEIWYNQGCLLMQLQKRDDAIASFNKALELKPDHIGSWINKGIVISEMGREKEALLYYEKALEFDPNETHCWNNRGLTMRRLGRLQDAVASYDRALECMPENYEAWDNRGYALVKMGRYREAMASFDKALEVNPDHVNAVYNKGYCYAAQGKVTLAVNYIEQAIKVNPQKYLPVAKTDPDLERLRKNKRFQKMIGGGK, from the coding sequence ATGACTGATCCCAAAGCGGTTAAATTCATCATTCAACAAGGAATGCGCTGTTTGCAGGGGGGAGACTTTGACGCCGCCGTCGCTCTTTTCCAAGATGCGGTAAAGCTTACCCCTGAAAATGGGGAGGCTTGGACAGGGCTAGGACTCGCCCTAGGACATCTACAGCGCTATGAAGAGGCGATCGCGAGTTTTGACCAAGCGGGGGTGTTAAATCCCCAGGATGCGAGTATATGGCTGAATCGAGGCATAGTTTTGTCAGACTGGGGAAAGCATGAAGCCGCGATCGCGAGTTTTGATCAAGTGATCGAACGAGAACCTACTCATCCCGAAGCCTGGAACTCTCGCGGGACGTCCCTGATGATTCTGGGACGCAACAAAGAAGCCCTCGCCAGTTTCGATCAAGCGATCGCCTGTAATCCTAATTATGATAAAGCCTGGAGTAATCGCGGTAACGTCTTAACCAATCTCGGACGCCACAAAGCCGCCCTCAAGAGTTTTGACAAAGCCCTGCACATTAGTCCTAATCACCCGGAAATCTGGTACAACCAAGGCTGTCTGTTGATGCAACTCCAGAAACGAGACGATGCGATCGCGTCTTTTAACAAAGCCCTAGAACTCAAGCCGGATCATATCGGCAGTTGGATTAATAAAGGGATCGTCATTTCAGAAATGGGTCGTGAAAAAGAGGCACTACTCTACTACGAGAAAGCGTTAGAATTCGACCCCAACGAAACTCATTGCTGGAATAATCGAGGACTTACTATGCGGCGATTGGGACGTTTACAAGATGCTGTCGCTAGCTATGATCGGGCGTTAGAATGTATGCCTGAAAATTATGAAGCGTGGGACAATCGCGGCTATGCTTTAGTCAAGATGGGACGCTATCGGGAAGCGATGGCAAGTTTTGACAAGGCTTTAGAAGTGAATCCTGATCATGTGAATGCGGTTTATAACAAGGGGTATTGTTATGCTGCCCAGGGTAAGGTGACGTTAGCGGTGAATTATATTGAACAGGCGATTAAGGTGAATCCACAGAAATATCTGCCCGTGGCGAAAACTGACCCGGATTTGGAACGGTTGCGGAAAAATAAGCGATTTCAGAAGATGATTGGAGGTGGTAAGTAA